The Triplophysa dalaica isolate WHDGS20190420 chromosome 5, ASM1584641v1, whole genome shotgun sequence genome window below encodes:
- the LOC130420714 gene encoding histone H1-like isoform X1, with protein sequence MAETAPAPAAPPAKAPKKKSAAKPKTAGPGASDLIVKAVTASKERNGVSLAALKKALTAGGYDVEKNNSRVKLAIKSLVTKGTLFQTKGTGASGSFKLNKKQVETKKPAKKAAPKAKKPAVKKPAAAAAAKKPKTAAAKKTAAKKSPKKVKKPAATAAKKATKSPKKAKKPAAPKKAAKSPKKAAKSPKKVKAAKPKTTKPKAAKPKRAAPKKR encoded by the coding sequence ATGGCAGAAACCGCTCCAGCTCCAGCAGCCCCGCCGGCGAAAGCGCCCAAGAAGAAATCTGCAGCCAAACCCAAGACAGCGGGTCCAGGCGCGAGTGATCTCATCGTTAAAGCCGTGACGGCCTCCAAGGAGAGAAACGGTGTGTCTCTGGCCGCCCTGAAGAAAGCTCTCACCGCCGGCGGATACGATGTGGAGAAGAACAACTCCCGCGTCAAGCTCGCCATCAAGAGCCTCGTGACTAAAGGCACACTGTTCCAGACTAAAGGAACCGGTGCTTCAGGATCTTTCAAACTCAACAAAAAACAAGTCGAGACTAAGAAGCCAGCGAAGAAAGCCGCTCCTAAAGCAAAGAAGCCCGCAGTGAAGAAGCCCGCTGCCGCTGCTGCTGCCAAGAAGCCGAAGACCGCAGCGGCAAAGAAGACCGCCGCAAAGAAATCTCCCAAGAAGGTCAAGAAACCTGCCGCCACCGCCGCTAAAAAGGCAACGAAGAGCCCCAAGAAGGCGAAGAAGCCAGCGGCCCCCAAGAAGGCAGCCAAGAGTCCGAAGAAAGCAGCTAAAAGCCCCAAGAAGGTCAAGGCGGCAAAACCCAAGACGACAAAGCCCAAAGCAGCGAAGCCTAAAAGGGCCGCCCCGAAAAAGAGGTAG
- the LOC130420733 gene encoding histone H3-like, producing MARTKQTARKSTGGKAPRKQLATKAARKSAPATGGVKKPHRYRPGTVALREIRRYQKSTELLIRKLPFQRLVREIAQDFKTDLRFQSSAVMALQESSEAYLVGLFEDTNLCAIHAKRVTIMPKDIQLARRIRGERA from the coding sequence ATGGCACGAACCAAGCAGACCGCTCGTAAGTCCACCGGTGGCAAAGCCCCGAGGAAGCAGCTCGCTACCAAAGCCGCCCGTAAGAGCGCTCCCGCCACCGGCGGCGTGAAGAAGCCTCATCGTTACAGGCCCGGCACCGTGGCTCTGAGAGAGATCCGCCGCTACCAGAAGTCCACCGAGTTGCTCATCCGCAAACTGCCTTTCCAGCGCCTGGTGAGAGAGATCGCTCAGGACTTCAAGACGGATCTGCGCTTCCAGAGCTCCGCCGTCATGGCTCTGCAGGAGTCCAGCGAGGCTTATCTGGTCGGTCTGTTCGAGGACACAAACCTGTGCGCCATCCACGCTAAGAGGGTCACCATCATGCCCAAAGACATTCAGCTGGCCCGCCGCATCCGCGGAGAGCGCGCTTAA
- the LOC130420761 gene encoding histone H2A-like → MSGRGKTGGKSRAKAKTRSSRAGLQFPVGRVHRLLRKGNYAQRVGAGAPVYLAAVLEYLTAEILELAGNAARDNKKSRIIPRHLQLAVRNDEELNRLLGGVTIAQGGVLPNIQAVLLPKKTDKPAKTK, encoded by the coding sequence ATGAGTGGAAGAGGTAAAACCGGCGGTAAATCAAGAGCGAAAGCTAAGACTCGGTCATCCAGAGCGGGTCTTCAGTTTCCCGTCGGCCGTGTTCACAGGCTACTTCGCAAAGGTAACTACGCACAACGCGTCGGTGCCGGAGCTCCAGTTTATCTCGCCGCTGTCCTCGAGTATCTCACCGCTGAGATCTTGGAGTTGGCCGGAAACGCCGCTCGGGACAACAAGAAGAGTCGGATCATTCCCCGCCATCTACAGCTGGCCGTGCGTAACGACGAGGAGTTAAACAGACTTCTGGGCGGCGTGACCATCGCTCAGGGTGGTGTGTTGCCCAACATCCAGGCGGTGTTACTGCCCAAGAAGACAGACAAACCCGCTAAGACCAAGTAA
- the LOC130420469 gene encoding histone H2B-like — MGSADEDTQSDNRLRDAKHLHHLLICEEASCLNQPNPAPKKGSKKAVTKTAVKGGKKRRKSRKESYAIYVYKVLKQVHPDTGISSKAMGIMNSFVNDIFERIAGESSRLAHYNKRSTITSREIQTAVRLLLPGELAKHAVSEGTKAVTKYTSSK, encoded by the exons ATGGGTTCGGCCGACGAAGACACGCAATCAGACAACAGGCTCCGTGAcgctaaacatttgcat catttactcaTCTGTGAAGAAGCATCATGCCTGAACCAGCCAAACCCTGCGCCCAAGAAGGGCTCTAAGAAGGCCGTCACCAAGACCGCCGTTAAGGGAGGAAAGAAGCGCAGAAAGTCCAGGAAGGAGAGTTACGCCATCTACGTGTACAAAGTGCTCAAGCAGGTCCACCCCGACACCGGCATCTCTTCCAAGGCGATGGGCATCATGAACTCTTTCGTCAACGACATCTTCGAGCGCATCGCCGGTGAGTCGTCTCGTCTCGCGCACTACAACAAGCGCTCCACCATCACGtcgagagagatccagaccgccgtgcgtctgctgctgccgggtgaactcgccaaacacgccgtgtccgagggcaccaaagccgtcaccaagtacaccagctccaagtaa
- the LOC130420470 gene encoding histone H4-like, whose translation MTWAVPALSKLSAIMSGRGKGGKGLGKGGAKRHRKVLRDNIQGITKPAIRRLARRGGVKRISGLIYEETRGVLKVFLENVIRDAVTYTEHAKRKTVTAMDVVYALKRQGRTLYGFGG comes from the exons atgacgTGGGCTGTTCCCGCCCTC TCTAAATTATCAGCAATCATGTCTGGAAGAGGTAAAGGCGGAAAGGGACTCGGAAAAGGAGGCGCGAAGCGTCATCGTAAAGTTCTGCGTGATAACATCCAGGGCATCACCAAGCCTGCCATCCGTCGTCTTGCTCGACGCGGCGGAGTGAAACGTATCTCCGGTCTCATCTACGAGGAGACTCGCGGTGTCTTGAAGGTGTTTCTGGAGAACGTTATCCGTGACGCCGTCACCTACACCGAGCACGCCAAGAGAAAGACCGTCACCGCCATGGACGTCGTGTACGCGCTGAAACGACAGGGACGCACTCTGTACGGCTTCGGAGGTTAA
- the LOC130420714 gene encoding histone H1-like isoform X2 encodes MAETAPAPAAPPAKAPKKKSAAKPKTAGPGASDLIVKAVTASKERNGVSLAALKKALTAGGYDVEKNNSRVKLAIKSLVTKGTLFQTKGTGASGSFKLNKKQVETKKPAKKAAPKAKKPATAAKKSPKKVKKPAATAAKKATKSPKKAKKPAAPKKAAKSPKKAAKSPKKVKAAKPKTTKPKAAKPKRAAPKKR; translated from the exons ATGGCAGAAACCGCTCCAGCTCCAGCAGCCCCGCCGGCGAAAGCGCCCAAGAAGAAATCTGCAGCCAAACCCAAGACAGCGGGTCCAGGCGCGAGTGATCTCATCGTTAAAGCCGTGACGGCCTCCAAGGAGAGAAACGGTGTGTCTCTGGCCGCCCTGAAGAAAGCTCTCACCGCCGGCGGATACGATGTGGAGAAGAACAACTCCCGCGTCAAGCTCGCCATCAAGAGCCTCGTGACTAAAGGCACACTGTTCCAGACTAAAGGAACCGGTGCTTCAGGATCTTTCAAACTCAACAAAAAACAAGTCGAGACTAAGAAGCCAGCGAAGAAAGCCGCTCCTAAAGCAAAGAAGCCCGCA ACCGCCGCAAAGAAATCTCCCAAGAAGGTCAAGAAACCTGCCGCCACCGCCGCTAAAAAGGCAACGAAGAGCCCCAAGAAGGCGAAGAAGCCAGCGGCCCCCAAGAAGGCAGCCAAGAGTCCGAAGAAAGCAGCTAAAAGCCCCAAGAAGGTCAAGGCGGCAAAACCCAAGACGACAAAGCCCAAAGCAGCGAAGCCTAAAAGGGCCGCCCCGAAAAAGAGGTAG